In the genome of Calditrichota bacterium, the window CTAAGTATCGGGCATGTCCTTTGCTTAAAAAAATGGTGGCTGCCGGCTATCTGGGAAGAAAATCTAAAAGAGGTTTTTATAAATACGAATGATGGATAGAAGAAAAGAACGGGAATTTGCGCTGAAGGTACTATATGCCAGCGAATATAATGATATCGAATTGGATGAACAATTCAACTTGCTGAAGCAATCAGAACCGGACCATGCTTCTGAATTTGCAATGAAAATTGTTAAGGATTGCACAATAAACAAAGTTGAATTTGATGAATTGATAAAAGGAAAATTAAAAAATTGGAAGTTTGAACGTGTCGCGGTTATTGACCGAGTACTTTTAAGAATGGCCTTAACAGAATTTATTTGCTTTGAAGACGTTCCGCCGGAAGTTACAATGGATGAGATAATTGAAATTAGCAAACTGTATAGCACCGACAGAAGCGATCAGTTTATTAATGGTATTTTAGATGCACTCATAAAACAATTGAAATCAGAAAAACGGATTAAAAAATCTGGCCGAGGATTGGTTTCCAGGATTACTTAATAAAATGACAATCGCAATTATATCTGATATTCACGCAAATCTTGAAGCCCTGCAACGTGCTATAGATTATCTCAAGGATAAAGAAATTGATAAGATTTACTGCCTTGGTGATGTTGTCGGCTATGGTCCAAACCCTAATGAATGCATAGATTTGGTAAGGGATAATTGTGAAGTGGTTTTAATGGGGAATCATGATTATGCTGCCATCGGAATTGGTGATATTCAACATTTTAATGAGTATGCAAAGCTGTCAACTTTCTGGACACAGGAAAAACTAACTGAAACAAATAAAGAGTATATCAAATCCTGGCCGTTTAGTCACGATTTAGACAGTTCCTACCTGGTGCATGCATCACCTAAAAATCCATCAAACTGGGATTATGTTTTGTCCATTAGCGATGCCCAAAAACACTTGAAAGTTTATAATCAAAAAACATGTTTTATAGGCCACTCGCACGTTCCGGTTATTTTTTCAAAATCAGATTATTACCGCCAAACAGAATTCACTTTTAATAAAGGCCAAAAATATTTGGTAAATGTGGGCAGTGTTGGGCAGCCACGCGATGGTGACCCTCGTACATGCTTTGTGGTTTATGATGATGCGGAGAACAAAATCGAGTATATTCGGTTAGATTACGAAATTCAAAAAACTTATAATAAGATCGTTAATGCAGGATTACCGGTTTTTTTAGCTGAAAGACTATTGAAAGGTTACTAGGGGAAATAATGATTCAAACAGTAATAAAATCTATTTTTGGTTCAAAAAATGACAGAGAAGTAAAAAAACTTCAAAGTGTTGTGGATGAAATAAACACTTTTTATGAGGAATATCAAAACCTGTCTGATGAACAACTAAAAAACAAAACAGTTGAGTTTCAGGAAAGATTAAAAGACGGTGAAACAGTTGATGACATCATGTCTGAAGCGTTTGCTGTGGTT includes:
- the nusB gene encoding transcription antitermination factor NusB, whose protein sequence is MMDRRKEREFALKVLYASEYNDIELDEQFNLLKQSEPDHASEFAMKIVKDCTINKVEFDELIKGKLKNWKFERVAVIDRVLLRMALTEFICFEDVPPEVTMDEIIEISKLYSTDRSDQFINGILDALIKQLKSEKRIKKSGRGLVSRIT
- a CDS encoding metallophosphoesterase family protein, which codes for MTIAIISDIHANLEALQRAIDYLKDKEIDKIYCLGDVVGYGPNPNECIDLVRDNCEVVLMGNHDYAAIGIGDIQHFNEYAKLSTFWTQEKLTETNKEYIKSWPFSHDLDSSYLVHASPKNPSNWDYVLSISDAQKHLKVYNQKTCFIGHSHVPVIFSKSDYYRQTEFTFNKGQKYLVNVGSVGQPRDGDPRTCFVVYDDAENKIEYIRLDYEIQKTYNKIVNAGLPVFLAERLLKGY